Proteins encoded in a region of the Drosophila busckii strain San Diego stock center, stock number 13000-0081.31 chromosome 2L, ASM1175060v1, whole genome shotgun sequence genome:
- the LOC108608300 gene encoding exonuclease mut-7 homolog gives MSKLYNAIPAGFESDEEELEYMLADLKIKRLEDITTGAGIDGDFDATLDSDFQQFFDSFRSNWNMHNKCKTPYMQKDLKSALMRHQNPLLMGLKIFANCPDSSNVKNKSLSHFVLDTVCKLRVEMPHLSEQCDENMSMIAFHFVKTTGMQSLNNAMIQTYRIQQIRQLLVPKLKHLLEGGNYKEVTQWSISLQLTHEFDMMELAFPLVAQEKLPLAEEYLDQATHQRLPFVKFLDSLLHKDKSVIELCEHLLSRYKNLKVSHHVLSYRPVSKIVARFAKKYNFDDSITPNYKFTKTCSYLHYLYREYEKSRINLDSFRELVTLHAYNYDIQMDFVSYLAAAAAYGPHEAEAIYWYHQFKILPEHCPLEIKSLISNKALQKQQERQHLPLTKEEPAASEAYLSMDLPDECLIIVDTALQFERMLEHLQREQIIFMDSEWMQNVCVQNQLCLLQIATNLNVYLIDCLASQELSEQHWRTLGNNIFNNPNILKVGFSMLSDLSVLQRSLPLQLRLQMPHHYLDLRSVWLELKKQRHGIELPFGNVQQAGEALTDLSMLCLGKKLNKANQCSNWANRPLRREQVLYAAIDARCLMLIYACLNNYVPDINVIIEKSIASNNFLRRGGHNLK, from the exons ATGTCTAAGCTTTATAACGCAATACCGGCTGGCTTCGAGTCCGATGAAGAAGAATTGGAATACATGCTAGCCGACCTGAAAATCAAACGACTGGAAGACATAACAACTG GTGCAGGCATAGATGGCGACTTTGATGCCACGCTGGACAGCGATTTCCAGCAGTTCTTCGATTCATTTCGCAGCAATTGGAATATGcacaacaaatgtaaaacgCCGTATATGCAGAAGGATTTAAAAAGTGCACTGATGCGTCATCAAAACCCATTGCTGATGgggcttaaaatatttgcaaattgccCGGACAGCAGCAATGTGAAGAACAAAAGTTTATCACACTTTGTGCTGGACACTGTGTGTAAGCTGCGCGTGGAGATGCCGCATCTAAGCGAACAGTGCGACGAAAACATGAGCATGATAGCTTTTCATTTCGTCAAGACCACTGGCATGCAGTCGCTTAACAATGCCATGATACAAACCTATCGCATACAACAAATTCGCCAGCTATTGGTGCCTAAGCTAAAGCACCTGCTCGAAGGTGGCAACTATAAGGAAGTAACGCAGTGGTCCATTAGTCTACAGTTAACACACGAGTTCGATATGATGGAGTTGGCTTTTCCTTTGGTTGCGCAAGAGAAACTGCCGCTGGCCGAGGAGTATCTGGATCAGGCGACGCATCAGCGACTGCCTTTTGTTAAATTTCTTGACTCACTTCTACACAAGGACAAGTCAGTTATCGAGCTGTGTGAGCATTTGCTGAG CCGCTATAAAAATCTTAAGGTCTCACATCATGTGCTCAGCTATCGCCCTGTGTCAAAGATCGTAGCGCGCTTTGCTAAGAAGTACAACTTTGATGACTCCATTACGCCCAATTACAAATTCACCAAGACCTGCAGTTACCTACATTACCTCTATCGCGAGTATGAAAAGTCGCGTATTAATCTAGACAGCTTTCGAGAGCTGGTGACTCTCCATGCCTACAACTATGATATACAAATGGATTTTGTTAGCtatttggctgcagctgctgcttatggaCCACACGAAGCGGAGGCCATATACTGGTATCATCAGTTTAAAATCTTGCCCGAGCATTGTCCACTTGAAATCAAATCACTGATCTCAAATAAAGCGCTGCAGAAACAGCAGGAAAGGCAACATCTACCACTGACCAAGGAAGAGCCTGCAGCCAGTGAAGCGTACCTGAGCATGGATCTGCCCGATGAGTGCCTAATTATTGTGGATACAGCCTTGCAGTTTGAGCGCATGCTGGAGCATCTACAACGTGAGCAAATCATTTTCATGGACTCCGAGTGGatgcaaaatgtttgtgtgCAAAATCAGCTTTGCCTGCTGCAAATTGCCACAAACCTTAATGTGTACCTTATTGATTGCCTTGCCAGCCAGGAGCTGAGCGAGCAACATTGGCGCACCTTGGGTAACAACATATTCAACAATCCCAACATACTCAAGGTGGGCTTCTCTATGCTAAGTGATTTAAGCGTATTGCAACGTTCGTTGCCACTGCAGCTGCGACTACAGATGCCGCATCATTATTTAGATTTACGCTCTGTTTGGTTAGAACTTAAGAAGCAGCGTCATGGAATTGAACTGCCATTTGGCAATGTGCAGCAGGCAGGTGAGGCGCTTACAGATCTGTCCATGCTCTGCCTGGGCAAGAAGCTCAACAAGGCCAATCAGTGCTCCAACTGGGCCAATCGTCCACTGCGACGAGAACAAGTGCTTTATGCGGCAATCGATGCGCGCTGCCTTATGCTCATCTATGCCTGCCTTAACAACTATGTGCCCGACATTAATGTTATTATTGAGAAGAGCATTGCTAGCAACAATTTCTTGCGACGTGGCGGACACAATCTCAAGTAG
- the LOC108608302 gene encoding adult cuticle protein 1 translates to MKFAVVVVLFALAWGVNSSVVPLVYSAPAVAGSVAVHASAVPAAVAVAAAPAGPVLIQSAPFYHPAVYAAPHVVAAPAVVAVAAPEASYVAKTRGAVHVAPLPGHSQSAASVNLEPAPGTL, encoded by the exons atgaag TTCGCCGTCGTCGTAGTCTTGTTCGCTTTGGCCTGGGGTGTCAATAGCTCCGTGGTGCCACTTGTCTATAGtgctcctgctgttgctggatCCGTTGCGGTTCATGCTTCGGCTGTGCCTGCTGCGGtcgctgttgccgctgctccGGCTGGACCAGTTTTGATTCAATCTGCTCCCTTTTACCACCCAGCTGTTTATGCAGCTCCACATGTCGTTGCCGCTCCCGCTGtagtcgctgttgctgccccaGAAGCTTCGTATGTGGCCAAGACACGCGGTGCTGTGCATGTGGCTCCATTGCCAGGACACTCACAGAGCGCTGCCTCCGTCAACTTGGAACCTGCACCTGGAACTTTGTAA
- the LOC108596776 gene encoding probable DNA double-strand break repair Rad50 ATPase isoform X2: protein MARLVFTEKDHNAYDPKKYRVVHKNHWRQVSLRLAPTQKKWWEDPDVIVAFNLPRISARLERLMGTNVVKLTDRAYMKELRERIDEDYRRKLLARIKAREIREVERERLLIIEGKTNIIPEELADDPIFMVNKDANIEIQKERSKLKTSREKNAERLKLQGVKWERERLQHAAKEAELLAKKHERQRQQKLLVEQYRMEDAERGMDLLRIDNEEWRECEQNLKEFLEQERAKMKERSLRVPKPFSSDPQDILNIVRARQKFRETELRIRNQLDDSKKEVKTTTAPTELDLFEFDDTGGDIDAPRERSASFGDYPGAIQIKYMDDASDVSEESVKSESLISLSVAKQQYAEVLQEEMDEEFNRGLLISKQQYDQLRYEDEKIVALRNAKNILELYQLAEEIITGGPVEEEEHGEEGDEEAVQEKTEPHSSDDDGGE from the exons ATGGCGCGTTTAGTATTTACGGAGAAGGACCACAATGCCTACGATCCCAAGAAGTATCGC GTGGTACATAAGAATCACTGGCGTCAGGTGAGCCTGCGTTTGGCAcctacacaaaaaaaatggtGGGAGGATCCAGATGTAATTGTTGC ttttaatttgcCACGAATTAGCGCGCGCCTCGAGCGTCTCATGGGCACCAATGTGGTCAAGCTCACGGACCGCGCCTACATGAAGGAGCTGCGCGAGCGCATCGATGAGGACTACCGGCGGAAACTCTTGGCGCGCATCAAGGCGCGTGAG ATACGTGAAGTGGAGCGTGAGCGTTTGCTAATTATCGAAGGCAAAACGAATATTATACCCGAAGAGCTGGCCGATGATCCCATATTCATGGTTAACAAAGATGCCAACATTGAGATACAAAAGGAACGCTCCAAG CTCAAAACTTCGCGTGAAAAGAATGCCGAGCGTTTGAAGCTGCAGGGCGTCAAGTGGGAACGCGAGCGTTTGCAACATGCCGCCAAGGAGGCAGAGCTGCTGGCAAAGAAGCACGAGCGTCAGCGCCAGCAGAAGCTGCTCGTCGAGCAGTACAGAATGGAGGATGCGGAGCGCGGCATGGATTTGTTACG catTGATAACGAGGAGTGGCGCGAATGCGAACAGAACCTAAAGGAGTTTTTGGAACAGGAGCGTGCCAAGATGAAGGAACGCTCGTTGCGTGTGCCCAAGCCCTTCTCATCGGATCCACAGGACATACTTAATATAGTGCGCGCCAG ACAAAAGTTCCGCGAAACGGAGCTGCGCATACGCAATCAGCTGGACGATAGCAAGAAGGAAGTGAAGACTACGACTGCGCCCACCGAGCTGGATCTGTTTGAGTTTGACGACACTGGTGGCGACATTGATGCGCCACGCGAACGCTCCGCTAGCTTTGGCGATTATCCAGGCGCCATACAGATCAAGTACATGGACGATGCCTCTGATGTGAGCGAAGAGTCTGTGAAAAGCGAGAGCTTGATCAGTTTGAGTGTGGCCAAGCAGCAGTACGCCGAAGTGCTGCAGGAGGAGATGGATGAGGAGTTCAATCGCGGACTGCTCATATCCAAGCAGCAATACGATCAACTGCGCTACGAGGATGAGAAGATTGTGGCGCTACGCAATGCCAAGAACATACTGGAGCTGTATCAGCTGGCGGAGGAAATCATTACAGGCGGACCTGTCGAAGAGGAGGAGCACGGGGAAGAAGGAGACGAAGAAGCAGTACAGGAAAAAACTGAACCTCATAGCTCCGATGATGATGGTGGcgaataa
- the LOC108596776 gene encoding pericentrin isoform X1, which produces MSLTAAGTVARSDSSEWLLPVVAAGGGKCTTVTMLLAQRIARNDCWSVDDERLHHSNKMNVWQTLEYLSGLSQRKRFNYDGFADTQNLIRTLTPSWRRDSFAEKAKAEALAGAAVVAAAAGDKYAHEPAAASVVLGKSLVSEHSSDNLTLTLRGAAVAAAAVLPRRKRRSRRKKCQTRVLTAEYALTSEDLQDLVKCTFNLPRISARLERLMGTNVVKLTDRAYMKELRERIDEDYRRKLLARIKAREIREVERERLLIIEGKTNIIPEELADDPIFMVNKDANIEIQKERSKLKTSREKNAERLKLQGVKWERERLQHAAKEAELLAKKHERQRQQKLLVEQYRMEDAERGMDLLRIDNEEWRECEQNLKEFLEQERAKMKERSLRVPKPFSSDPQDILNIVRARQKFRETELRIRNQLDDSKKEVKTTTAPTELDLFEFDDTGGDIDAPRERSASFGDYPGAIQIKYMDDASDVSEESVKSESLISLSVAKQQYAEVLQEEMDEEFNRGLLISKQQYDQLRYEDEKIVALRNAKNILELYQLAEEIITGGPVEEEEHGEEGDEEAVQEKTEPHSSDDDGGE; this is translated from the exons ATGTCACTCACAGCTGCTGGCACTGTTGCTCGCTCCGATTCCAGCGAATGGTTGCTGCCAGTCGTGGCAGCTGGGGGCGGCAAGTGCACTACGGTGACGATGCTGCTCGCCCAGCGCATTGCACGCAACGATTGTTGGTCAGTCGACGACGAGCGCTTACACCATTCGAACAAGATGAACGTCTGGCAAACGTTGGAGTATCTGTCCGGGCTAAGTCAGCGCAAGCGCTTCAACTACGATGGCTTTGCGGACACACAGAATCTCATACGCACATTGACTCCGTCCTGGCGACGCGACAGCTTCGCCGAAAAGGCCAAGGCGGAGGCGTTGGCCGGAGCAGCAGttgtcgctgcagctgcgggtGACAAATACGCCCACGAGCCTGCAGCAGCGAGTGTCGTCTTGGGCAAGAGCCTGGTTAGTGAACATTCGAGTGATAATCTGACGCTGACGTTGCGTGGCGCtgcagttgccgctgctgctgttctgcCACGACGTAAGCGTCGCAGTCGTCGTAAGAAATGCCAGACAAGAGTGCTCACGGCTGAGTACGCGCTCACATCGGAGGATCTGCAGGATCTGGTCAAGTGCAC ttttaatttgcCACGAATTAGCGCGCGCCTCGAGCGTCTCATGGGCACCAATGTGGTCAAGCTCACGGACCGCGCCTACATGAAGGAGCTGCGCGAGCGCATCGATGAGGACTACCGGCGGAAACTCTTGGCGCGCATCAAGGCGCGTGAG ATACGTGAAGTGGAGCGTGAGCGTTTGCTAATTATCGAAGGCAAAACGAATATTATACCCGAAGAGCTGGCCGATGATCCCATATTCATGGTTAACAAAGATGCCAACATTGAGATACAAAAGGAACGCTCCAAG CTCAAAACTTCGCGTGAAAAGAATGCCGAGCGTTTGAAGCTGCAGGGCGTCAAGTGGGAACGCGAGCGTTTGCAACATGCCGCCAAGGAGGCAGAGCTGCTGGCAAAGAAGCACGAGCGTCAGCGCCAGCAGAAGCTGCTCGTCGAGCAGTACAGAATGGAGGATGCGGAGCGCGGCATGGATTTGTTACG catTGATAACGAGGAGTGGCGCGAATGCGAACAGAACCTAAAGGAGTTTTTGGAACAGGAGCGTGCCAAGATGAAGGAACGCTCGTTGCGTGTGCCCAAGCCCTTCTCATCGGATCCACAGGACATACTTAATATAGTGCGCGCCAG ACAAAAGTTCCGCGAAACGGAGCTGCGCATACGCAATCAGCTGGACGATAGCAAGAAGGAAGTGAAGACTACGACTGCGCCCACCGAGCTGGATCTGTTTGAGTTTGACGACACTGGTGGCGACATTGATGCGCCACGCGAACGCTCCGCTAGCTTTGGCGATTATCCAGGCGCCATACAGATCAAGTACATGGACGATGCCTCTGATGTGAGCGAAGAGTCTGTGAAAAGCGAGAGCTTGATCAGTTTGAGTGTGGCCAAGCAGCAGTACGCCGAAGTGCTGCAGGAGGAGATGGATGAGGAGTTCAATCGCGGACTGCTCATATCCAAGCAGCAATACGATCAACTGCGCTACGAGGATGAGAAGATTGTGGCGCTACGCAATGCCAAGAACATACTGGAGCTGTATCAGCTGGCGGAGGAAATCATTACAGGCGGACCTGTCGAAGAGGAGGAGCACGGGGAAGAAGGAGACGAAGAAGCAGTACAGGAAAAAACTGAACCTCATAGCTCCGATGATGATGGTGGcgaataa
- the LOC108594535 gene encoding protein roadkill-like: protein MKIVEKPNETVQKISSTTDIRNKVYQTNYTWTIKNAKVLWKFDKYNGLKSERFSADGGVANSYLKFHKADPDVFLEFHSSIETNYDSIINCILNIPALEYGKEFLISSIKYPFYLGSLSEINNKIEKIYIDKIIIYFELSIQQINGIENSADANFKPRIEKNNGKLLKELGDLLHDSKFTDVIIISADKKELRAHKLILAARSEVFKAMFSHELEENKLNEVSISDFDAEVIHEMLKYMYTEKLTKLNDLNADLLAIANKYELQELEQMCVDSLLEHLSIETAAEAFQLGDLYNWQILKDKAMIIFEQCTTNWLRKNAFQEPQVLKNIFEIIMSLPKANVAEESNGTAEATTHCNSI from the exons ATGAAGATTGTAGAGAAACCCAATGAAACTGTTCAAAAAATCTCTTCTACAACTGATATAAGAAATAAAGTTTATCAAACTAACTATACATGGACTATAAAAAACGCCAAGGTGTTGTGgaaatttgataaatataatGGCTTAAAGTCAGAAAGATTCTCTGCTGATGGTGGTGTagcaaattcatatttaaagtTCCATAAGGCAGACCCGGACGTATTCCTTGAATTTCATTCGTCTATAGAAACGAATTATGACtctataataaattgtatactAAATATACCGGCCCTGGAGTATGGTAAAGAGTTTCTAATTAGCTCTATAAAATATCCATTCTATCTTGGATCACTTAGcgaaatcaacaacaaaattgaaaaaatttatattgataagataattatatattttgaacttagtatacaacaaataaatggaATTGAAAATTCCGCAGATGCAAACTTCAAACCGCGTATAGAAAAAAACAATGGCAAGCTACTAAAGGAACTTGGGGATTTACTCCATGATAGCAAGTTCACTGATGTGATCATCATATCGGCCGATAAAAAGGAACTACGAGCCCATAAGCTCATACTGGCAg CACGAAGCGAAGTGTTTAAGGCAATGTTTAGCCATGAGCTGGAGGAGAACAAACTAAATGAAGTGTCTATAAGCGATTTCGATGCGGAGGTTATACACGAAATGctgaaatatatgtataccgAAAAACTGACGAAATTGAATGATTTGAATGCAGATCTTTTAGCCATTGCCAACAAGTATGAGCTGCAGGAGCTCGAACAAATGTGCGTAGATTCGCTGCTTGAGCATCTTTCTAtcgaaacagcagcagaagcattCCAGCTGGGCGATCTGTACAATTGGCAAATACTAAAAGATAAAGCAATGATTATCTTTGAACAGTGCACAACAAATTGGTTGAGGAAAAACGCATTCCAAGAACCTCAAGTACTAAAGAACATATTTGAGATCATTATGAGTTTGCCAAAAGCTAACGTAGCCGAAGAAAGCAACGGTACAGCGGAAGCAACAACACATTGCAAttccatttaa